A region of the Myxococcus stipitatus DSM 14675 genome:
GAAGGAGCCCCAGGAGCGGCTGAGATGTCTGGAGGGCGCGCTGCTGCGGCAGGAGAAGCTGGCCGCGTTGGGCCGTCACGCCGCGGGCCTCGCGCACGAGATGAACAACCCCGCCTCCGCGGGCCGCCGCGCCACCGAGCAGCTCACCCAGGCCATGGACGCGCAGGAGGACCTCTCGCTGGAGCTGGACCGGTGGAAGCTGACGCCAGAGCAGCGACAACTGATGCTGCGCACCTGCCGGCAGAGCCAGGGCCGAGGCGCCACCCAGGACCTGGACCCGCTCACCCGAGGCGACGCCGAGGACGCGCTGGCCACGTGGATGGATGCCCGAGGCGTGGCGAACGCGTGGGACCTGGCGCCCACGCTGCTGGACGCGGCCATCGGACAGGAGAAGCTGGAGCCGCTCGCACAGACACTCCCGGGTGAGGCGCTCCCGGATGCACTCGCGTGGCTGGAGTCCCTGGTGCGCACGCGAGCGCTGCTGACGGAGGTGAGGCAGAGCACCACGCGACTGTCGGAGCTGGCCGGCGCGGTGAAGTCCTTCACCCACGCGGGCAAGGAGCATCCCGAGCCCGTGGACGTCCACGAGGGTCTGGAGAACACGCTGCTGCTCCTCAACTACAAGCTCAAGCACGGTGTCGCGGTGAAGCGCGAGTACGACCGGAGCCTGCCGCGCATCCAGGCCCTGCCAGGGATGCTCAACCACGTCTGGACGAACCTCATCGACAACGCCATCGACGCGATGGGGGGAAAGGGGCACCTCGTCGTGCGCACCGCGCGCGAGGGCGACTCGCTGCTCGTGGAGGTGGTGGATGACGGGCCCGGGGTTCCAGCGGAGTTGCTGGAGCGCATCTGGGAGCCCTTCTTCACCACCAAGCCCATGGGCCACGGCACGGGCCTGGGGCTGGACATCATCCGCCGCGTCGTCGTCGAGCGTCACCACGGCGACGTGCGCGTGGAGTCACGCCCGGGCCACACGTCGTTCCAGGTGCGGCTGCCATTCGGGGCCGCGACCTAGGCCCACCGGGCATTCCGTCTTCCTGCCTCGCGCCGAAGGATGCGCGCCGCCTTGTGGCGGAGGTGGACACCATTCATGTCCGGAGGCTCGGGATGTTCGCGCCCGGCGGACGGACGGGGAGACCTGCGCGCGCTCAGCCCACGAGGGGCGCGACCGTGCGGACGCCACCGCGACCTCGACGGCCCGCCACCGGGCGCGTCGCGAGTCGGCGGCCGACATCCGCGATGGCCTGGACGATGGGAATCAGCTCCCGTCCGAGGTCGGTGAGCGTGTACTCGGCCGAGGGCGGCGTGATGGTCGTGAGCGTCCGCGCGATGACGCCCCGCGCTTCGAGCTCGCGGAGCCGCTGGCTGAGCACTCGCGCGGAGACATTCGGGATGTCGATGCGCAGCTCACCGAAGCGCCGCGCCCGTGCACTCAGGAAGTAGATGACGTGCGTGGCCCAGGCACCGCCGAGCAGCGCCATCGAGCGGTTGAGCGGGCATTCTTCCGTCACCCTCGAGCCCTTGCCGCGTTGCCGCCGGTCGATGTCGGGGGGAGGTGCTGCTGGATTCTTCCGGACCTTGAGCGCCATGTCGGTAACCGTGAGGTTATTGGAAAGCCCATCGCCCCCGCGTTGTCCACTGTCTCTTCGCCACCTCGGCCGCTATCGATGGCGCGAACCCTTTCGGTGGAGCGGTCGAATGTTCGTGGTCATTGGCGCGACGGGAAACGTGGGACGTGAGCTGGTCCAGGTGTTGTCGGAGGCCGGAGAGGAAGTGGTCGCGGTGGCGCGCAAGGCAGCGGCGCCGGTGTCTTCGTCGAAGGTCCGTCAGGTCCAGGCGGACGTGTCGGCTCCGGAGTCCCTCGCGCCACATCTGCGAGGCGCGACGGGTGTCTTCCTGCTCATCCCCGGCGGAGGCGCGGGTCTGGATGCTCGCGCCCTGCGGACGGTGTTCGAGGCGGCCGGAGTGAAGCGGCTGGTGGTGCTGTCGTCCATGGCCGTGGGCACGCGGCCCTCGGCCCCGTCGCATGCGCCGCTTCGCGACATCGAAGCGGTCTTCCGGGATTCGTCTCTTCGCTGCACCTTCCTGCGGCCCTCGGGCTTCGCGTCGAACGCGTTCGCCTGGGCAGGCCCGGTGCGCACCACGCGCGGAGTCGCCGCGCCCTTCGCCGACGTGGCGCTGCCCGTCGTGGACCCGGCGGACATCGCGGCCGTCGCGGCCCGCGTCCTCGTCGAGGAGGGACACGCCGGCAAGGTGTACGTGCTCACCGGCCCCGTGGCCATCTCTCCGCGCCAGCAAGCCGCCGTCCTCTCCGAAGCGGTGGGAGCACCGCTGCGCTTCATGGAGTGGAGCCGAGAGGAGGCCCTCACCATGATGACGCGCTTCATGCCCGCGCCCGTCGCCGAGGGCACCCTCGACATCCTGGGCACGCCGACGGACGACGAGCGGCGCGTCAGCCCGGACGTGGAGCGGGTGCTGGGGAGACCCGCGAGCCCGTTCTCCGCGTGGGTCGGTCGCAACGTCGCCGCGTTCCGCTGACGGGTGTCCCCGCTCAGGCGCCGCGCAACTCCTCGGGCTCGAGGTGCTGGCGCGCCACGGAGGGACGCGGACGCGCGGGCTCGGGGATGAACGCCCCCTCGAGCTCGAAGGGCAGGCGGACCTGGAAGCGCGTCCACCCCGGCCGCGACACGACGGACACCTCGCCCCGATGCAGCATGGACACCACGCGGTGGGTGATGCTCAGCCCCAACCCCGTCCCTTCCCCCACGCCCTTCGTGGTGAAGAACGGGTCGAAGATGCGCGGCAGCACCTCCTCGGGGATGCCGGGCCCGTCGTCCTCGACCTCCACCACCACGTGGTCTCCATCGCGCTGCGTGCGCACCGTCAGCGTCCCTCCACCGTTCTCCTTGATGGCATCGGCCGCGTTCTCGATGAGGCTGGTCCACACCTGGTTCAGCTCCGTGCCGAACGCGGTGAGGGAGGGGATGCTCCGGTCGTACTCGCGCCTCACGTCGATGCCACGCAGCCGGTGGGCCAGCACGGCCAGCGTGCTCTCCAACCCATCGTGCACATCCACGCGCTGCAACGGCGCCTCATCCAGGTACGTGTACGCGCGGGCCGCGTTCACCAGCGAGGCGATGCGGCCCCCGGCCTGCCCCACCTCCTCCAGCAGCACCGAGATTCCCCGCGTCGCCGCCACCCAGCGCAGCGTGCCCTTCAACACGTCGCCCGTCAGCGGCGCCAGCTCATGCTCCAGTCGCTCGAGCGACAGCCCCGACTCCACCAGCTCCGGCGCCAGCACCCACGCGTCCTCCACCCCTCGCGCATCCAGCCAGCGCGCCAGCGCGTCCTCGTCGTCCCCCCGGTCCAGCGGACTGCGCGCCAGGGGCTCCAGCGCGGAGGCCCTCGACTCCAGCGCGCGCACCTGGGGCTCGGACAAGGTGCGGCAGTCCAGCGACAGCGCGAGCGCGGGGAGCTCTCGCAGCCGGTCGGCCAGCGCGCGCACGCCTCGCATCACCGCGGACACGGGGTTGTTCAGCTCATGCGCCAGCCCCGCCGCCAGCGTGCCGAGTGACGCCAGCTTCTCCTGCTGGAGTGAGATGGACTGGAGCGACTTCATGCGCTCGGCCATCTTCTTGAGAATCTCCCGGTGCGCCGTGGGGCACTCGGCGAGCATCCGCCAGAAGGCCTGATTCGACAGGCGCAGCAGCCGGCAGTGGGTGAGCGCGCGGCTGCTCGAGAGGAAGCACTGGCCCAGCAGGAGCGGCACCTCGCCGAAGAAGTCCCCGGCCCCGAAGACGGAGATGAGCGTCTCCACTCCGCCCACCGTCTTCGTGATGCGCAGCGAGCCCTCCAGGATGAGATAGAAGGCGGAGGGCTCGCCCTCGCGGCCCAGCCACTCGTGCGGCTGGAGCTCGATGAGCGTGGACTCGCCGCGCACCCACTCGGCCTCCTCCGCCTCCACCTCGGCGAAGAGGGAGAGGGTCCGCAGCTCCTCCAGGAAGCGGGACGACTCCGTGGCGTCACGTGGGCGCTCCCTCGGCGCTCCAAGGGACTCCGTGCGCGACGGCGGAGCGGCTCGAGGCTCCATGCGATGGGCTCCTTCCGACATGGGTTCCCTCAACAGTGCGCCCCACCCAGGCCCCTTGCCGACGGCCACGCTCCACCGTCCGCCACCCGGCCGGACGTGCGGCCCCCTTCCCCGAGCCACCAGGCAGCGGCTCCCTGCCCTCGTCCGGCGAGGCCCTCCATGCCTCGAACCGGCCAATTCCGTGCCTCGGGCTCAGGAGAAGATGGACACCCTTCGTGGGACCCAGGCAGCATCCACGGACACATGGGAAGCGAGGACATCGTCACAGCGCTGCGCCGGGTTCCGCTGTTCTCCCGGCTGGGCGACGAGCAGCTCCACTGGGTGGCCAGCCATGGCCGTCAGCTTCACTTCCCAGCGGGGACTCGGGTCGCCGTGCAGGGAGACCCGGCGGACGGGCTCTCCATCATCCTCGAGGGCCGCACGGAGTGGACCCGCAAGGTGGGAGAGCAGGAGGCCGCCACGGGCGCGCTGGAGGCGGGCGAAATCTTCGGAGAGGTCATCCTCTTCCTCAACGCGCCCTACCCCACCACCGGCCACGCGAGCACGGACGTGCGCCTGCTGCGGCTGGAGCCCGCGGCCTTCTGGGAGCTGCTCCGACAAGCGCCCGTGCTGGGACGGGGCCTCATGGAGGTGGCCGCCCAGCGCACGCAGGCGCAGGAGGTCGTCTCCACGCAGCAACCCGGGCCGCTGTCTCCCGGGCAGATGGTGGCGGGGCTCGCCCCCGAGCTGAGCAACCCCGCGTCGTCCGCGAACCGCAGCGCCACCCGACTGCGCGACACGCTGCGCCTGGTGTCCGCGCGAGCCATGGCGCTGGGCCAGCACGGCCTGTCCTCCGCGCAGCGCGGCGCGCTCCTCGCGCTGCCAAGGGAGGCCGCGGACCGAGCCCGCGCCACGCCCGCGCTGGAGCCCCTGGCGCGGACGCTGCGCGAGGAGGAAGTGGGCTCGTGGCTGGAGCTTCGCGGCATGGCGGACGCGTGGGACGTGGCGCCCGCGCTGGTGGCGTCCGGCCTGGATGGCGCGTGGCTGGACTCGGTGGCGCGCCGCGTGGGTGAGGCGCTCCTGCGCGACACCCTCTCGTGGCTGGTGGCCGCGGTGAGTGGTGACGTGCTCCTGGCGGAAGTGGAGCGAGGCAGCGCCCGGGTCTCCGCGCTGGTGGAGGCGGTGAAGGCCTACAGCTTCATGGACCGCGCCCCCTCGGCGGAGGTGGATATCCACGAGGGGCTGGAGGGCACGCTGGCCGTGCTCTCGCATCGGCTGACGGGAGGCAACGTCGCGGTGGTGCGGCAGTACGCGCCGTCGGCGCCCAAGCTCAAGGGTGAGCCGGGCGCGCTCGACGAGGCGTGGACGCAATTGGTGTTGAACGCGCTGGAGGCGCTGGGTGAGCGCGGCGGGACGCTGCGGCTGCGCACGTGGACGGAGCCGGAGCGGGTGGTGGTGGAGGTGGCGGATGACGGCCCGGGGATTCCTCGGGACTTGATGCCGCGCATCTTCGAGCCCTTCTTCAGCACGAAGCCCAACGCGGCGGGCCTGGGGTTGGACATCAGCCGGCGCATCATCGAGCGGCACGGCGGCGACGTGCGCGTCCTCTCCGAGCCGGGCAACACCCGCGTGCAGGTGCGGCTGCCCGCGTAGCCGCTCGCGGCCAGATGTCCTCCGGCGCACGCCGGGAGCATCCACCGTTGGACGAAAGCCGGGCCGCGAGCGTCAGGCCGTGTACGGCCGCGAGGAAGTCCCTGGCCCGGGGGGAGATGCGGCGATGGAGTGCGCCCACGACAAGGGGAGCACTTCATGTCCGGCGAAATCCAGGGCGCCTGGTTCAAGGCCATCATCGGCTCGATGACAGCGGCGTCCTCGCGCTTTCCGGCGCATCAGCGAACCATCAACAGCATGCAGGACGAGACCTGGTACGACTGGGAGGAGTATCTCCGCATGCTGGGCGAGCTTCACGCGGCGCTGGGAGACCGCGCGGTGGAGGCCATCGCCCAGCGCTCGGCCATGCGCACCCTTCCGATTGCTCGCGCGCGGGGCTTCGACTCGGTGGAGAAGATCTTCGGCGACTTCGACGCGGTGCTGCGCAGCCTGGTGCGCGACCTGCCCGTGGCGGACAGCGCACGCACGGTGGCCTTCATGCCGCTGGCGGCGGAGCTGGAGAGTGGCTCGCGCCTGCCGGCCCCGCTGCTGCTGGGAACCTTCCGAGGCTTCCTCATGGGCTTCGGCAAGATTGTCACCGAGGCGAAGATGACGCCTCGGCACGGGCTGCGGCGCTACTCGCTCAAGTGGATGTGACCTTCGCGCGCGTCACCAGCTTCTCGATGCTCATGAGGTGCGCACGGCCCAGCAGGGCCATGGCCAGCGTGGCGCCACAGAGCGCGAGGAACATGTCCCACTGGGCATCCCAGATGTCTCCCTGGGTGCCCAGGAACTTGTCGCCCCCTTCCGGGTCCAGCGCCAGCGCGGCCCACCACTCCAGGAGCTCGTAGAAGGCGCTGATGGCCAGCGCCACCGAGCCGGTGAGGAAGTTCAGCCAGCCGCCTCGCCGCAGCGGAGAGGTGCGCAGGAGCACCTCGCGGATGATGAACGCGGGGAAGAAGCCCTGCACGAAGTGCCCCAGCCGGTCGTAGGGATTGCGTGAGAGCGCGAAGGTGTCCCGCGCCCAGTCTCCCAGGGGCGTGAGCGCATAGGTGTAGTAGCCGCCGTACGTCAGCACGAGCACATGCAGGAAGACGCAGACGTAGACCCAGCGGGACATGGGGAAGCGGCGGAAGGTGGCGGCCAGCACGCAGATGCCCACCAGCCCAGGCCCCACTTCCAGCGCCCAGTTGAGCCGACCCGCCGGGCTGAAGAGGAACGTGAGGAGGAGGACGGGAGCGAGCACGCCGACGAGAATCAGCGGCACCTTCGCCTCGTCGCGCGTGCCTCGCACGGAGGGGAAGAAGGGGGTGACGGCGTCACCGGAGGGCATGTCGGAAAGAGGAGCAGCGGTCTGCATGGTGAGTCCTGTCCTCTCGAATGTCTGGTGGGGAGAGGGGCGTCTATATCAGACGCGAGGATTGCGCGCAGAGCGGCGGGGTACGATGCTCGGTCGTGGTGGGGTCGGGCGCGTAGCGCGTGCTTCGACAACGGAGGGTGCCGATGCTGAACCTCGAGGCTGAAAAAGCGAGGGTCGAAGACGAGCGGGCATGGCGAACCCGCTTGTTGTGGGTCCTCATGACCGGCGTCTTCATGACGAACACAGCCAGGTGCGACTCCGACTGGCTCCTCAGCCTGTTGGAGATGGATGCGCAGACGGAATACGCACCCGGCTACACCGAGGCAGGCTTTCAGCGGGTCACGTTGGGCATGACCTTCGATGAGGTGCGGGAACTGCTGGGTCCTCCGCTGGGCGACTATGATGTCTCGCAACGAATCAACTCGCCCCACTCGAAGGAAGTCTACACGAGGTCATGGAAATACAGCCGCACCCCCAACAGCACGAGCTACCACGTGCGGGAGATCTTCTTCCATGAAGGGCGCGTCATGAACATCGACCAGAGCTACTACATCGATTGAGCTGACCCCAGCCGATGCAGCAGCCCCCTGGAGCTGGCACGCATACCTGGGTCATGAACCCAGAGGGCACGCGCCTGGTTTTCGTTCCGCGGGAGCGGCCACTAAGGTAGCGGGCGAATGTCGCTCTCCACTCCCGGCAGCGCCCGAGCCGCTTCTCCCACCGAGCCGTGGC
Encoded here:
- a CDS encoding sensor histidine kinase, producing MAGDAKEPQERLRCLEGALLRQEKLAALGRHAAGLAHEMNNPASAGRRATEQLTQAMDAQEDLSLELDRWKLTPEQRQLMLRTCRQSQGRGATQDLDPLTRGDAEDALATWMDARGVANAWDLAPTLLDAAIGQEKLEPLAQTLPGEALPDALAWLESLVRTRALLTEVRQSTTRLSELAGAVKSFTHAGKEHPEPVDVHEGLENTLLLLNYKLKHGVAVKREYDRSLPRIQALPGMLNHVWTNLIDNAIDAMGGKGHLVVRTAREGDSLLVEVVDDGPGVPAELLERIWEPFFTTKPMGHGTGLGLDIIRRVVVERHHGDVRVESRPGHTSFQVRLPFGAAT
- a CDS encoding winged helix-turn-helix transcriptional regulator gives rise to the protein MALKVRKNPAAPPPDIDRRQRGKGSRVTEECPLNRSMALLGGAWATHVIYFLSARARRFGELRIDIPNVSARVLSQRLRELEARGVIARTLTTITPPSAEYTLTDLGRELIPIVQAIADVGRRLATRPVAGRRGRGGVRTVAPLVG
- a CDS encoding NAD(P)H-binding protein, whose product is MFVVIGATGNVGRELVQVLSEAGEEVVAVARKAAAPVSSSKVRQVQADVSAPESLAPHLRGATGVFLLIPGGGAGLDARALRTVFEAAGVKRLVVLSSMAVGTRPSAPSHAPLRDIEAVFRDSSLRCTFLRPSGFASNAFAWAGPVRTTRGVAAPFADVALPVVDPADIAAVAARVLVEEGHAGKVYVLTGPVAISPRQQAAVLSEAVGAPLRFMEWSREEALTMMTRFMPAPVAEGTLDILGTPTDDERRVSPDVERVLGRPASPFSAWVGRNVAAFR
- a CDS encoding DUF2845 domain-containing protein encodes the protein MLNLEAEKARVEDERAWRTRLLWVLMTGVFMTNTARCDSDWLLSLLEMDAQTEYAPGYTEAGFQRVTLGMTFDEVRELLGPPLGDYDVSQRINSPHSKEVYTRSWKYSRTPNSTSYHVREIFFHEGRVMNIDQSYYID
- a CDS encoding sensor histidine kinase, with amino-acid sequence MEPRAAPPSRTESLGAPRERPRDATESSRFLEELRTLSLFAEVEAEEAEWVRGESTLIELQPHEWLGREGEPSAFYLILEGSLRITKTVGGVETLISVFGAGDFFGEVPLLLGQCFLSSSRALTHCRLLRLSNQAFWRMLAECPTAHREILKKMAERMKSLQSISLQQEKLASLGTLAAGLAHELNNPVSAVMRGVRALADRLRELPALALSLDCRTLSEPQVRALESRASALEPLARSPLDRGDDEDALARWLDARGVEDAWVLAPELVESGLSLERLEHELAPLTGDVLKGTLRWVAATRGISVLLEEVGQAGGRIASLVNAARAYTYLDEAPLQRVDVHDGLESTLAVLAHRLRGIDVRREYDRSIPSLTAFGTELNQVWTSLIENAADAIKENGGGTLTVRTQRDGDHVVVEVEDDGPGIPEEVLPRIFDPFFTTKGVGEGTGLGLSITHRVVSMLHRGEVSVVSRPGWTRFQVRLPFELEGAFIPEPARPRPSVARQHLEPEELRGA
- a CDS encoding ATP-binding protein — protein: MGSEDIVTALRRVPLFSRLGDEQLHWVASHGRQLHFPAGTRVAVQGDPADGLSIILEGRTEWTRKVGEQEAATGALEAGEIFGEVILFLNAPYPTTGHASTDVRLLRLEPAAFWELLRQAPVLGRGLMEVAAQRTQAQEVVSTQQPGPLSPGQMVAGLAPELSNPASSANRSATRLRDTLRLVSARAMALGQHGLSSAQRGALLALPREAADRARATPALEPLARTLREEEVGSWLELRGMADAWDVAPALVASGLDGAWLDSVARRVGEALLRDTLSWLVAAVSGDVLLAEVERGSARVSALVEAVKAYSFMDRAPSAEVDIHEGLEGTLAVLSHRLTGGNVAVVRQYAPSAPKLKGEPGALDEAWTQLVLNALEALGERGGTLRLRTWTEPERVVVEVADDGPGIPRDLMPRIFEPFFSTKPNAAGLGLDISRRIIERHGGDVRVLSEPGNTRVQVRLPA
- a CDS encoding DUF2238 domain-containing protein codes for the protein MQTAAPLSDMPSGDAVTPFFPSVRGTRDEAKVPLILVGVLAPVLLLTFLFSPAGRLNWALEVGPGLVGICVLAATFRRFPMSRWVYVCVFLHVLVLTYGGYYTYALTPLGDWARDTFALSRNPYDRLGHFVQGFFPAFIIREVLLRTSPLRRGGWLNFLTGSVALAISAFYELLEWWAALALDPEGGDKFLGTQGDIWDAQWDMFLALCGATLAMALLGRAHLMSIEKLVTRAKVTST